In a genomic window of Xylophilus rhododendri:
- a CDS encoding ABC transporter substrate-binding protein produces MFRLIAKLLLAVAAVAPLAGHAQADNTIKLGYAKCAHCTPLALTPEHATGIKLEAIGFNTGNDVLTALLSKSIDVAQVTYLHYATALDKGFDLVAISGQVNGGSQILVGNDLPLAENDWDGLKKLIAKYKAEGKPFRVAASRGNAQDIHMRGAFAKHGIDVNKDVQFINIPNPSDHVQALRRGEVELICSVDPFATQIRQVKAAKFFAFPYDQAAGKLTNLILTRPDVIAAKPKAVEETVRSIVKVNDLIGKDKPLFVATIQKITGLDQAIAAGAVDNLYPDYQMHRASAVAIGAMMRDLKYINSDVSAKIEKNMDYQFLEKVTGKPKTELGY; encoded by the coding sequence CCATCAAGCTCGGCTATGCCAAGTGCGCCCACTGCACCCCGCTGGCGCTGACACCCGAGCACGCCACCGGCATCAAGCTCGAAGCCATCGGCTTCAACACCGGCAACGACGTGCTCACCGCCCTGCTGTCCAAGAGCATCGACGTGGCCCAGGTCACCTACCTGCACTACGCCACGGCGCTGGACAAGGGCTTCGACCTGGTCGCCATCTCCGGCCAGGTCAACGGCGGCTCGCAGATCCTGGTCGGCAACGACCTGCCCCTGGCCGAGAACGACTGGGACGGCCTGAAGAAACTCATCGCCAAGTACAAGGCCGAGGGCAAGCCCTTCCGCGTGGCCGCCTCGCGCGGCAATGCGCAGGACATCCACATGCGCGGCGCCTTCGCCAAGCACGGCATCGACGTCAACAAGGACGTGCAGTTCATCAACATCCCCAACCCTTCGGACCATGTGCAGGCCCTGCGCCGCGGCGAGGTGGAGCTGATCTGCTCGGTCGATCCCTTCGCCACCCAGATCCGCCAGGTCAAGGCCGCCAAGTTCTTCGCCTTCCCCTACGACCAGGCCGCCGGCAAGCTCACCAACCTGATCCTGACCCGGCCCGACGTGATCGCCGCCAAGCCCAAGGCGGTCGAGGAAACCGTGCGTTCCATCGTCAAGGTCAACGACCTGATCGGCAAGGACAAGCCGCTCTTCGTGGCCACCATCCAGAAGATCACCGGCCTGGACCAGGCCATCGCCGCCGGCGCGGTGGACAACCTCTACCCCGACTACCAGATGCACCGCGCCTCGGCCGTGGCCATCGGCGCCATGATGCGCGACCTGAAATACATCAACTCCGACGTGTCGGCCAAGATCGAGAAGAACATGGACTACCAGTTCCTCGAAAAAGTGACCGGCAAGCCCAAGACCGAACTGGGCTACTGA
- a CDS encoding ABC transporter permease: MASTPVSVAPAPAAPLAPWRRLYRRIERAIVPVLVLAGWEVFSRSGVLPPALLPAPSQVFLAWADWIFAIDGNTQNYSGNWIFDVAHSAMRVFAGFALAGLLGIGLGMAIGWSRTVEKLIEPTLQILRPVPPVSWIPLAIIWFGIADKPAIFLVFLGSFFAVLLSTIHGVKTVDRNLLRAGAMTGGSPGKLLRYIVFPAALPSIFSGLRIAIGSAWMLTVTAEMVAVKSGVGYVLWDSYYFLRYDLVIAAMASIGLLGFLSDLVIKLVAAHVLRWQKGSTLQAKEG, from the coding sequence ATGGCGTCCACGCCCGTGTCCGTTGCGCCGGCACCCGCGGCGCCGCTGGCGCCCTGGCGCCGGCTCTACCGCCGCATCGAGCGCGCCATCGTGCCGGTGCTGGTGCTGGCCGGCTGGGAGGTCTTCTCCCGCTCGGGCGTGCTACCGCCGGCCCTGCTGCCGGCGCCCTCCCAGGTCTTCCTGGCCTGGGCCGACTGGATCTTCGCCATCGACGGCAACACCCAGAACTACAGCGGCAACTGGATCTTCGACGTGGCCCACAGCGCCATGCGGGTCTTCGCCGGCTTCGCCCTGGCGGGCCTGCTCGGCATCGGCCTCGGCATGGCCATCGGCTGGTCGCGCACCGTGGAAAAGCTGATCGAGCCCACGCTGCAGATCCTGCGGCCGGTGCCGCCGGTGTCCTGGATTCCGCTGGCCATCATCTGGTTCGGCATCGCGGACAAACCGGCCATCTTCCTGGTCTTTCTCGGCTCCTTCTTCGCGGTGCTGCTGTCCACCATCCACGGCGTGAAGACGGTGGACCGCAACCTGCTGCGCGCCGGTGCCATGACCGGCGGATCGCCCGGCAAGCTGCTGCGCTACATCGTCTTTCCGGCCGCGCTGCCCAGCATCTTCTCGGGCCTGCGCATCGCCATCGGCTCGGCCTGGATGCTGACCGTCACCGCCGAGATGGTGGCGGTGAAGAGCGGCGTGGGCTACGTGCTCTGGGACTCGTACTACTTCCTGCGCTACGACCTGGTGATCGCCGCCATGGCCAGCATCGGGCTGCTGGGTTTTCTCAGCGACCTCGTCATCAAGCTCGTCGCCGCGCATGTGCTGCGCTGGCAAAAGGGCTCCACCCTGCAGGCCAAGGAAGGCTGA